The following coding sequences lie in one Sinorhizobium fredii USDA 257 genomic window:
- the ccmA gene encoding heme ABC exporter ATP-binding protein CcmA, protein MRLLVEGLSARRGEDLIFHDISFSLATGEALVVTGPNGSGKSTLLRVLAGLLQVESGRLSLKDGPSGYEHPRELSHYLGHRNAMKQELTVEENLSFWQHFLGNSPGGSGLDLAAAAAAVGLAGITHLPFGYLSAGQQRRMAMAKLLVAHRPIWILDEPTAALDAGADRLFAGLVTRHLERGGIVIVATHQSLGIGQSKTLQMTGFAD, encoded by the coding sequence ATGCGCCTGCTGGTAGAGGGTTTGAGCGCGAGGCGCGGTGAAGACTTGATTTTTCACGATATTTCCTTTTCGCTTGCAACCGGGGAAGCGCTGGTCGTGACGGGTCCGAACGGCTCGGGAAAGTCTACTTTGCTGCGCGTCCTGGCGGGCCTTCTTCAGGTCGAATCGGGAAGGCTATCACTCAAGGACGGGCCCTCCGGCTATGAGCATCCGCGCGAGCTCAGCCACTATCTCGGCCACCGCAATGCGATGAAGCAGGAATTGACGGTCGAGGAAAATCTTTCCTTCTGGCAGCACTTTCTCGGCAATTCGCCGGGCGGCTCCGGCCTCGATCTGGCTGCGGCCGCAGCCGCCGTCGGGCTCGCCGGCATCACCCATCTGCCCTTCGGCTATCTTTCCGCCGGCCAGCAGCGGCGCATGGCGATGGCGAAGCTGCTTGTCGCCCATCGGCCGATCTGGATTCTCGACGAGCCCACGGCGGCTCTCGATGCCGGGGCGGACAGGCTCTTTGCCGGATTGGTAACGCGCCACCTCGAGCGTGGCGGCATCGTCATTGTCGCCACCCACCAGTCGCTGGGGATTGGACAATCGAAGACGTTGCAGATGACGGGGTTTGCGGATTGA
- the ccmB gene encoding heme exporter protein CcmB, translating to MIALFFRDLKLSVRAGGGAMIGVLFFMTVVSVIPFGVGPDLNLLARIGPAILWIGALLAALLGLDRLFQAEREDGSLDLLLMQETPLVLTVFVKCAAHWAATGLPLVVASPFLGLFMNMDELAIGATMLTLFAGTPAITFIGAVGAAVAVVLPRGGLLVSILVLPLAIPVLIFGVSAVYAAVEDPAPFLPPFMILMAITLFFAVIGPVATAAALRHSSD from the coding sequence TTGATCGCTCTCTTCTTCCGGGACCTGAAGCTTTCGGTGCGCGCCGGCGGTGGTGCGATGATCGGCGTGCTGTTCTTCATGACGGTCGTCTCCGTGATCCCCTTCGGCGTCGGGCCGGATCTCAATCTGCTCGCCCGGATCGGCCCGGCGATTCTCTGGATCGGCGCGCTGCTCGCCGCGCTTCTCGGCCTCGACCGGCTGTTCCAGGCGGAGCGCGAAGACGGCTCGCTCGATCTGCTGCTGATGCAGGAGACACCGCTCGTCCTCACCGTCTTCGTCAAATGCGCCGCCCATTGGGCCGCCACCGGCCTGCCGCTGGTCGTCGCCTCGCCGTTTCTCGGCCTCTTCATGAACATGGACGAGCTTGCCATCGGCGCCACGATGCTCACGCTCTTCGCCGGGACGCCGGCGATCACCTTCATCGGGGCGGTCGGCGCGGCCGTTGCCGTGGTCCTGCCACGCGGCGGACTGCTCGTCTCGATCCTCGTGCTGCCGCTCGCCATCCCCGTACTGATCTTCGGTGTCAGCGCGGTCTATGCGGCGGTCGAAGATCCCGCCCCCTTTCTGCCGCCTTTCATGATATTGATGGCGATAACCCTGTTCTTCGCGGTGATCGGACCGGTGGCGACGGCCGCCGCACTGCGACATTCGTCTGATTGA
- a CDS encoding heme ABC transporter permease: MSDNSLAIRKFSDLANPTRFLALADRVLPWMAGITILLFAVGFWLSFTTEGDYQQGETVRIMYVHVPSAWLSMMCYTVMAISALGTLVWRHPLADVSAKAAAPIGASFTFLALVTGSLWGKPMWGTWWVWDARLTSVFVLFLMYLGLMALNRAMDDPARSARVSAVLVLVGFVNIPIIKFSVEWWNTLHQPASVMRLDGPTIDPEFLWPLIIMAIGFTLLFFTLHIAAMRNEIWRRRVTSLRRQAARNAGRETLAP, encoded by the coding sequence ATGAGCGACAACAGCCTGGCCATCCGCAAGTTCAGCGACCTCGCCAACCCGACCCGGTTCCTGGCGCTGGCCGATCGGGTGCTGCCGTGGATGGCCGGTATTACGATATTGCTCTTTGCCGTCGGCTTCTGGCTCTCCTTCACGACCGAGGGCGACTACCAGCAGGGCGAGACGGTGCGCATCATGTATGTGCATGTGCCATCCGCCTGGCTTTCGATGATGTGCTACACGGTGATGGCGATCTCGGCGCTCGGCACGCTTGTGTGGCGCCATCCGCTCGCCGATGTGTCGGCCAAGGCGGCTGCACCGATCGGCGCCTCCTTCACCTTCCTGGCGCTCGTCACTGGTTCGCTCTGGGGCAAGCCGATGTGGGGCACCTGGTGGGTGTGGGATGCGCGGCTGACCTCCGTCTTCGTGCTTTTCCTCATGTATCTCGGACTGATGGCGCTGAACCGCGCCATGGACGATCCCGCCCGATCGGCGCGCGTCTCCGCCGTGCTCGTGCTGGTCGGCTTCGTCAATATCCCGATCATCAAGTTCTCGGTCGAATGGTGGAACACGCTGCATCAGCCGGCGAGCGTCATGCGCCTCGACGGGCCGACGATCGATCCGGAATTCCTGTGGCCGCTGATAATCATGGCGATCGGCTTCACGCTCTTGTTCTTCACGCTGCACATCGCCGCGATGCGCAACGAGATCTGGCGCCGCCGGGTGACGTCGCTCCGGCGACAGGCGGCCCGCAATGCCGGACGGGAGACGCTCGCGCCATGA
- the ccmD gene encoding heme exporter protein CcmD gives MMSHAAYVIASYAVALAVVAGLVYWVVGDGRARQRELKTLEAAGIRRRSADVSGGEAQ, from the coding sequence ATGATGAGCCATGCCGCCTATGTGATTGCCAGCTACGCCGTCGCCCTCGCGGTCGTGGCGGGGCTCGTCTACTGGGTTGTCGGCGACGGCCGCGCCCGCCAACGCGAATTGAAGACGCTCGAGGCCGCCGGCATTCGCCGCCGTTCGGCGGACGTTTCAGGCGGAGAGGCCCAATGA